A genome region from Chlorogloeopsis sp. ULAP01 includes the following:
- a CDS encoding response regulator: protein MSSAIKEVEKNSYETILVIDDSPTNIEVLYTTLTNAGYKVLAERNGINGIENVKNNPPDLILLDVMMPKLDGFETCRLLQTDLSTRDIPIIFITSLSEIEEKIKGLTLGAVDYILKPFQQEEVLARVKLHLKMRRLNLELDEQKQQLEKRVQERTAELSLALEQLKKTQLQLVQSEKISSLGQVVTGIAHEVNNPIGLISTNLYHASNYVEELVKLIYLYQKKFPYPGSDIEEKIEIMDLVHILEDLPKLISSMKVGTDSIRSTMQSLQNFSRADGERKKVVDIHEGLEVTLMILQHRLKAKPKRPAIQVIKEYGNLPKVECYPGQLNQVFMNLLINAIESLDESICVEDNTKSIYPEIRITTTIDKQQVTIKIANNGLGMKDLVPSQIFQPFFSLQPQEAGNGLGLSISYQIITENHGGKLQYISLPEGTEFLIQIPPT from the coding sequence ATGAGTTCAGCCATTAAAGAAGTAGAAAAAAATTCTTATGAGACTATTTTAGTCATTGATGATAGTCCCACCAATATAGAAGTTTTATATACGACTTTGACTAATGCAGGCTATAAAGTTTTGGCTGAGAGAAACGGCATCAACGGAATTGAAAACGTAAAAAATAATCCACCAGACTTGATTTTATTAGATGTGATGATGCCAAAATTAGATGGTTTTGAAACTTGTCGCCTTCTACAAACAGATTTATCAACCAGAGATATTCCAATTATTTTTATTACATCACTTTCAGAAATAGAAGAAAAAATCAAAGGTTTAACGCTAGGTGCTGTTGATTATATTCTTAAACCCTTTCAGCAAGAAGAAGTATTAGCCAGAGTTAAATTACATTTAAAAATGCGAAGATTGAATTTAGAGTTAGATGAACAAAAGCAGCAACTAGAAAAAAGAGTACAAGAAAGAACTGCTGAACTTTCTCTAGCTTTAGAGCAACTTAAAAAAACTCAGTTACAACTAGTTCAAAGTGAAAAAATTTCCTCCTTAGGGCAGGTGGTTACTGGTATTGCTCATGAAGTCAACAATCCTATTGGACTGATTTCCACTAATTTGTATCATGCTAGCAACTATGTTGAAGAACTTGTTAAATTAATTTATCTTTATCAAAAAAAATTCCCCTACCCAGGAAGCGATATTGAAGAAAAAATAGAGATAATGGATCTAGTTCATATCTTAGAAGATTTACCGAAGCTAATTTCTTCAATGAAGGTAGGAACGGATAGTATCCGTAGCACGATGCAATCTCTACAAAACTTTTCACGAGCGGATGGAGAGCGAAAAAAAGTTGTTGATATTCATGAAGGATTAGAAGTAACTCTGATGATTTTACAGCATCGCTTGAAAGCAAAGCCTAAACGCCCTGCCATTCAAGTTATCAAAGAATATGGTAATTTACCAAAAGTAGAATGTTATCCAGGACAACTAAATCAAGTATTTATGAATCTACTTATAAATGCGATCGAGTCTTTGGATGAATCGATATGTGTAGAAGACAACACAAAAAGTATTTATCCTGAGATTCGTATAACTACTACTATAGATAAACAGCAAGTGACAATTAAGATTGCAAATAATGGTTTAGGGATGAAAGATTTAGTACCGAGTCAAATATTTCAACCTTTTTTCTCTCTTCAACCTCAGGAAGCAGGAAATGGATTAGGACTTTCAATTAGTTATCAAATTATTACTGAGAATCATGGTGGAAAATTGCAGTATATTTCCTTGCCAGAAGGTACAGAATTTTTAATTCAAATTCCACCGACTTAA
- a CDS encoding glycerophosphodiester phosphodiesterase produces MQKKPIVIAHRGASGYRPEHTLAAYELAIEMGADFIEPDLVITKDGILIARHENEISETTDVAVRPEFLSRKALKIIDGEAKIGWFTEDFTLAEIKTIRAKERIPQLRPQNTKFDGILEIPTLQEVIDLVKRKSIETGRIIGIYPETKHPTYFQLIGLSLEDILIETLQANGYEGNNAPIFIQSFEVTNLKYLSTKTDLPLVQLLNLNAKPYDFIVNSDTQTYIDLVKIEELKKISSYAQAIGIHKNLLVPRDDNGKLLSPTSLVSDAHAANLLIHAWTFRNEDCFLPQDLQGNPQGEYELFFNLGIDGVFSDYPDTAISVYLSMK; encoded by the coding sequence ATGCAAAAAAAACCAATTGTAATTGCACATCGAGGCGCAAGCGGTTACCGCCCAGAACATACACTAGCTGCTTATGAATTAGCGATTGAGATGGGTGCTGATTTCATTGAACCAGACTTAGTTATCACCAAGGATGGTATTTTAATTGCTCGTCATGAAAATGAAATTTCTGAAACAACAGATGTTGCTGTTCGCCCAGAATTTTTAAGTCGTAAAGCTCTCAAGATTATCGATGGGGAAGCCAAAATAGGCTGGTTTACTGAAGATTTTACTCTAGCAGAAATTAAAACAATAAGAGCTAAAGAACGAATTCCCCAATTGCGTCCTCAAAATACAAAGTTTGATGGAATTTTAGAAATTCCTACCTTGCAGGAAGTTATTGATTTAGTAAAGCGTAAAAGTATAGAAACAGGACGCATCATTGGAATTTATCCAGAAACTAAGCACCCAACTTACTTTCAATTGATTGGCTTGTCGCTAGAAGATATTCTAATCGAAACTTTGCAAGCTAATGGTTATGAGGGAAATAATGCACCTATTTTTATTCAGTCTTTTGAAGTGACTAATCTTAAATACTTGTCTACAAAAACTGATTTACCACTAGTACAACTGCTTAATCTTAATGCTAAACCTTATGATTTTATAGTGAACAGCGATACTCAAACCTACATAGATTTGGTAAAAATAGAAGAATTAAAGAAAATTTCAAGTTATGCTCAAGCTATTGGTATTCATAAAAACTTACTTGTGCCTAGAGATGATAACGGTAAATTGTTATCACCAACATCTTTAGTCAGTGATGCTCATGCAGCTAATTTGCTAATTCATGCCTGGACTTTCCGTAACGAAGATTGCTTTTTGCCACAGGATTTACAAGGAAACCCTCAAGGAGAGTATGAACTGTTTTTTAATTTAGGAATTGATGGTGTATTCAGCGATTATCCTGATACGGCTATTTCTGTTTATCTAAGTATGAAATAG
- a CDS encoding DUF2834 domain-containing protein, translating into MQQKTVFWLIWLGLIIYAFVFAPPNQPDTFELIKNLSTGRWQGINPLVISLFNIMGVWPLIYSAVIFIDGKGQKIPAWPFAVLSFAVGAFALLPYLALREPNTQFSGQKNTFLKLLDSRWTGVVLTIGAAILVGYGLGQGDWNNFVQQWQTSRFIHVMSLDFCLLCALFPALLGDDMVRRGLKNPQIFWLVALIPLFSPLMYLCIRPPLPEASSELLPS; encoded by the coding sequence ATGCAACAAAAAACTGTATTTTGGTTAATCTGGCTAGGATTGATTATCTATGCCTTTGTGTTTGCCCCTCCCAATCAACCTGACACATTCGAGTTGATTAAAAATCTTTCCACAGGGCGATGGCAAGGCATTAATCCGCTTGTTATCTCACTGTTCAACATTATGGGCGTTTGGCCTTTAATTTACAGTGCAGTCATTTTTATAGATGGGAAAGGACAAAAAATTCCCGCTTGGCCTTTCGCTGTTCTCTCTTTTGCAGTCGGAGCCTTTGCCCTGCTACCGTACTTAGCTCTACGGGAACCAAATACACAGTTTTCTGGCCAAAAGAATACTTTTTTAAAGCTACTAGATTCTCGCTGGACTGGTGTGGTTCTGACTATAGGCGCGGCTATTTTAGTTGGCTATGGATTAGGGCAAGGAGATTGGAATAATTTTGTACAGCAGTGGCAAACCAGCCGCTTCATTCATGTGATGAGCTTGGATTTTTGTCTACTTTGCGCTTTATTTCCCGCATTATTGGGAGATGATATGGTGCGTCGTGGATTGAAAAATCCTCAAATATTTTGGTTGGTAGCGCTCATTCCACTATTTAGCCCGTTGATGTATCTGTGTATACGTCCACCTTTACCAGAAGCGAGTTCAGAGCTATTACCCAGTTAG
- the hrcA gene encoding heat-inducible transcriptional repressor HrcA produces MQVQLTNRQQHILWATVRHYIATAEPVGSKALVEEYNLGVSSATIRNVMGMLEKVGLLYQPHTSAGRVPSDSGYRIYVDKLITPSDTLARQVEDALQHRLKWEDWSLEALLQGAAQILATLSGCISLITMPQNVSAQLRHLQLVQIESGKVMLIVVTDSYETHSALMDLPPKRQERQLDLEVIDRELQIVSNFLNNHLRGRSLLELANLDWSQLDREFQHYGEYLKESLAEFSRRSLTPNTTQIMVRGVSEVLRQPEFSHLQQVQAIIQLLEEEQEQLWQLIVDEPEVEEVGKSRVTVRIGSENPLEPIRTCSLISSTYRRGSVPVGSVGVLGPTRLDYEGAIAVVAAAADYLSEALSQ; encoded by the coding sequence ATGCAAGTCCAGCTAACAAATCGACAACAACACATACTCTGGGCAACAGTACGTCATTATATCGCCACGGCAGAACCTGTTGGTTCCAAAGCTTTAGTTGAGGAATATAACTTGGGTGTTAGTTCAGCAACGATTCGCAACGTGATGGGTATGTTAGAAAAAGTTGGACTACTTTATCAGCCCCACACTTCTGCGGGCAGAGTACCTTCCGACTCTGGCTATCGCATTTACGTTGACAAGCTGATTACACCTTCTGATACTTTAGCGCGGCAGGTAGAAGATGCACTGCAACATCGCCTCAAGTGGGAAGATTGGAGTTTGGAAGCTTTATTGCAAGGAGCAGCTCAAATCTTAGCAACCTTGAGTGGTTGCATTAGCTTGATTACCATGCCGCAGAATGTAAGCGCCCAACTGCGACATCTACAATTGGTGCAAATTGAATCGGGCAAGGTAATGTTGATTGTGGTAACGGATAGTTACGAAACCCATTCGGCATTAATGGATTTGCCACCAAAACGACAAGAAAGACAACTCGATCTGGAGGTAATAGATCGGGAGTTGCAAATTGTTTCCAACTTTCTAAATAATCATTTGCGGGGGCGTAGTCTCCTAGAATTAGCTAACTTAGACTGGAGTCAGTTGGATCGGGAGTTTCAGCACTACGGCGAATACTTAAAAGAGTCACTAGCAGAATTTAGTCGTCGGAGTTTAACACCAAATACCACACAAATAATGGTTCGCGGTGTCTCAGAAGTGCTGCGGCAGCCAGAATTTTCGCACCTCCAACAAGTGCAAGCAATTATCCAGCTATTAGAAGAAGAACAAGAACAATTGTGGCAATTAATAGTTGACGAGCCAGAGGTAGAGGAAGTTGGTAAATCACGAGTGACAGTTCGGATTGGTTCAGAAAATCCTCTCGAACCCATACGTACTTGTAGCTTAATTTCTTCTACCTATCGTCGTGGTTCAGTGCCTGTAGGTAGTGTAGGCGTTTTGGGGCCAACACGCTTAGATTATGAAGGAGCGATCGCAGTCGTAGCCGCAGCTGCTGATTACCTATCGGAAGCGTTGAGCCAATAA
- a CDS encoding rhodanese-like domain-containing protein, with protein MTGKSFGQPITQISVEELAQRLLAGEASLQLVDVREPQEVAIASLEGFVNLPLSQFADWADQVQTRFDPHAETFVLCHHGIRSAQMCQWLIAQGFTNVKNIAGGIDAYSNLVDPSIPQY; from the coding sequence ATGACAGGTAAATCTTTTGGTCAACCCATTACCCAAATTAGTGTAGAAGAACTTGCTCAACGTTTATTAGCAGGCGAGGCGAGCCTTCAGTTAGTAGACGTGCGCGAACCACAAGAAGTAGCGATCGCTTCTCTTGAGGGCTTTGTCAATCTTCCTCTCAGTCAATTTGCTGACTGGGCAGATCAAGTCCAAACCCGTTTCGATCCTCACGCTGAAACTTTTGTACTCTGTCATCACGGCATTCGTTCTGCTCAGATGTGTCAGTGGCTTATTGCTCAAGGTTTTACAAATGTTAAAAATATTGCTGGTGGTATTGATGCATATTCAAACTTAGTCGATCCTTCTATTCCTCAGTATTAA
- a CDS encoding DUF3352 domain-containing protein has protein sequence MKQGLLFRFLAASLTMLLSIGMTGCTNSFGNNPLGGGTTTQPGATIFVSKQAPVMLSMLVNPDKLQSFERNGEISKLKSSLLANTGIDYKQDIQPWLGNEITLAVTTPDIDRDPENGLQPGYLMALATNKPEKSREFVDLLFSKRAIAGTSLTVEQYEGVKLLADESQPDKVLAGAAVGDRFVLFANDPKVLREAINNVQAAELNLTNSHQYQQAIKQLPKGALAVAFLNLPLIAQWQGLKLPEIATYDSEVISLVLPNNKELVAETTFLGQGETLPPPQPLSKASGALQYIPASAGLAIAGENLSSLDNSNLAQLWQQVATAISGSGKESLSRLVQPLNDAQKRWNINLKEDIFSWVQGEYAIGLLPRPEQTNSDWIFVAEKTEAAPAGISHLDAIASSNGLSLNTFDLDKQKISAWTQLKAAKVGDAQDKSKYTVETKVYGIHTTQGNYEIFASNLETIDEVLNAKNNSLIKNRTFQNSIAAIPQPTQGYIYLDWTKSREILESQLPILKILEIVGKPFFQNLRSLTVSSYGDNTELFKGGVFLQFDRL, from the coding sequence ATGAAGCAAGGTTTATTATTTCGTTTTTTAGCAGCTAGTTTAACTATGCTGCTATCAATTGGTATGACTGGTTGTACCAACTCATTTGGTAACAATCCTCTTGGAGGTGGAACTACCACGCAGCCTGGAGCCACAATTTTTGTGTCTAAACAAGCGCCAGTAATGCTATCGATGCTAGTAAATCCAGATAAATTACAGTCTTTTGAACGTAATGGAGAAATTTCCAAGCTTAAAAGCAGCTTACTCGCCAATACTGGTATAGATTACAAACAAGATATTCAGCCTTGGTTAGGGAATGAAATTACTTTGGCTGTTACTACCCCAGACATTGATCGCGATCCAGAGAACGGACTCCAGCCAGGTTATTTGATGGCGCTAGCAACTAATAAACCAGAAAAAAGCCGTGAGTTTGTTGATCTGTTATTTTCCAAACGGGCAATAGCTGGGACAAGTTTAACAGTGGAACAATATGAAGGTGTGAAGCTGCTTGCTGATGAATCTCAGCCAGATAAGGTACTGGCTGGGGCAGCAGTAGGAGATCGCTTTGTCTTGTTTGCGAACGATCCCAAAGTGCTACGAGAGGCTATTAATAATGTTCAGGCTGCTGAGTTGAATTTGACAAATTCTCACCAATATCAGCAGGCTATTAAACAACTGCCCAAAGGAGCGCTAGCAGTAGCTTTCTTGAATCTTCCTCTAATAGCACAATGGCAAGGGTTAAAACTGCCAGAAATAGCAACCTATGATAGCGAAGTCATTTCTCTGGTTTTGCCTAATAATAAGGAATTAGTTGCAGAAACTACTTTTTTGGGACAAGGAGAAACTTTACCTCCACCACAGCCATTATCTAAAGCTAGTGGCGCATTACAGTATATTCCGGCTTCAGCAGGGTTAGCAATTGCCGGAGAGAATTTGAGTAGTTTGGATAATAGCAACTTAGCCCAACTCTGGCAACAAGTGGCAACTGCCATATCTGGATCAGGAAAAGAAAGTTTATCTCGATTGGTACAACCCCTCAACGATGCACAAAAACGCTGGAATATCAACTTAAAAGAAGATATTTTTAGCTGGGTACAAGGAGAATATGCGATTGGATTATTACCCCGCCCAGAACAAACAAATTCCGACTGGATTTTTGTGGCAGAAAAAACCGAGGCTGCACCCGCAGGTATTTCCCATCTGGATGCGATCGCTTCCTCAAATGGGCTATCACTGAATACTTTTGACTTAGACAAGCAAAAAATTTCGGCGTGGACGCAACTCAAAGCTGCGAAAGTTGGTGATGCTCAAGACAAAAGCAAATACACTGTTGAGACAAAAGTTTACGGAATCCATACAACTCAGGGTAATTACGAAATTTTTGCTTCTAACCTAGAGACAATCGATGAAGTCCTCAATGCCAAAAACAATTCTTTAATTAAAAATCGGACTTTTCAAAATAGTATCGCTGCCATTCCCCAACCAACTCAAGGCTACATCTATCTCGACTGGACAAAAAGCCGAGAAATATTAGAAAGTCAACTGCCAATTCTTAAAATCTTGGAAATAGTAGGAAAGCCGTTTTTCCAAAACTTGCGATCGCTCACGGTAAGTAGTTACGGTGACAATACGGAATTGTTCAAAGGCGGTGTGTTTTTACAGTTTGACCGATTGTGA
- the cysE gene encoding serine O-acetyltransferase has product MLSTLIADFRIIFERDPAARNWLEVLFCYPGLQALLFHRLSHWLYNIGIPFIPRLISHIARFLTGIEIHPGATIGKSVFIDHGMGVVIGETAIIGDYALIYQGVTLGGTGKESGKRHPTLGENVVVGAGAKVLGNIQIGNNVRIGAGSVVLRDVPSNCTVVGIPGRIIYRSGVRVAPLEHNNLPDSEAEVIRALVDRLELLEQQVQTLQERQPTTATPVLVGILNCNEGDTQKNAPACNMRDKAIQQFLDGAGI; this is encoded by the coding sequence GTGCTGTCTACACTTATTGCTGACTTTCGCATTATATTTGAACGTGATCCAGCTGCTCGTAACTGGCTAGAAGTATTATTTTGCTACCCCGGTTTGCAAGCTCTGCTGTTTCATCGGCTGTCTCACTGGCTCTACAATATAGGCATTCCCTTTATCCCTCGCCTGATTTCCCATATCGCTAGGTTCTTAACAGGAATTGAAATCCACCCTGGCGCTACGATTGGTAAGAGCGTCTTTATCGACCATGGGATGGGAGTAGTGATTGGTGAAACAGCGATCATCGGAGATTATGCCCTGATTTATCAAGGTGTCACCCTCGGTGGTACTGGTAAAGAAAGCGGAAAACGGCACCCTACTTTAGGTGAAAATGTTGTAGTGGGTGCAGGAGCAAAAGTGCTGGGTAATATTCAAATTGGCAACAATGTCCGCATTGGCGCTGGCTCTGTCGTTCTCAGGGATGTACCTTCTAATTGCACTGTAGTAGGCATACCCGGTCGTATTATTTATCGTTCTGGAGTGCGGGTTGCCCCCCTAGAACACAATAACTTACCAGATTCAGAAGCGGAAGTAATTCGCGCTTTAGTTGATCGCTTAGAATTGCTAGAACAACAAGTACAAACCTTACAAGAGCGGCAGCCAACAACAGCAACTCCTGTTTTGGTGGGTATATTGAATTGCAACGAAGGTGACACACAAAAAAATGCTCCTGCTTGCAATATGCGAGATAAGGCAATTCAGCAATTTCTCGATGGAGCTGGGATTTAA
- a CDS encoding Npun_F5749 family FMN-dependent PPOX-type flavoprotein produces MSMAPWRSAIARALHQNRSLVYARYLQLATVRANGHPANRTVVFRGFLEDTNKLKFITDARSEKAEQIQQQPWAEVCWYFPNTREQFRITGCLTLVGSDNSQPTLQEARKKTWQKLSDAARLQFAWPYPGKPRIEEQAAFAPPPPDPMQPLSIFCLLLLEPIQVDHLELRGEPQNRCLYCYDDQKGWSIEAINP; encoded by the coding sequence ATGTCTATGGCTCCTTGGCGAAGTGCGATCGCCCGCGCTCTCCATCAAAATCGCAGCCTTGTTTATGCCCGCTATTTACAGCTAGCAACAGTAAGGGCAAATGGGCATCCAGCTAATCGTACTGTAGTGTTTCGCGGCTTTCTAGAAGATACCAACAAGCTCAAATTTATCACCGATGCCCGCAGCGAAAAAGCCGAGCAAATTCAACAACAACCTTGGGCTGAAGTTTGCTGGTACTTCCCCAACACACGCGAGCAATTCCGCATTACTGGCTGCTTAACTCTAGTAGGAAGCGATAATTCTCAGCCAACGCTGCAAGAAGCTCGCAAGAAAACCTGGCAAAAACTAAGTGATGCAGCACGTTTACAATTTGCTTGGCCTTATCCTGGTAAACCAAGAATAGAGGAGCAAGCTGCCTTTGCACCACCTCCACCAGATCCTATGCAGCCATTGTCAATTTTTTGCTTGTTGTTGCTTGAGCCAATACAAGTAGATCATTTAGAATTGCGTGGAGAGCCGCAAAACCGTTGTCTCTATTGCTATGATGACCAAAAAGGATGGTCGATTGAAGCTATTAATCCTTGA
- a CDS encoding alpha/beta hydrolase has protein sequence MSVQVTWKHDYIITNGVKLHYVTQGEGPLMLMLHGFPEFWYSWRHQIPEFAKYFKVVAVDLRGYNDSDKPKEQSAYVMDEFIKDVEGLIRALGYEKCVLVGHDWGGAIAWCFAYAHPEMVEKLIVLNIPHPAKFSEGMRNPQQLLKSSYMFLFQLPWLPELLIQSADYQAIETAFKGMAVNKSTFTQADIDTYKDAAAKRGALTAMLNYYRNVFQQKILNPNWGILEVPTLMIWGEKDTALGKELSYGTESYVRDLQIRYIPNCSHWVQQEKPELVNEYMREFLGL, from the coding sequence ATGTCTGTACAAGTGACTTGGAAGCACGATTATATCATTACCAATGGAGTGAAACTGCATTACGTCACTCAGGGAGAAGGGCCATTAATGCTGATGTTGCATGGTTTTCCTGAATTTTGGTATTCGTGGCGGCATCAAATTCCTGAATTTGCCAAATATTTTAAGGTTGTTGCTGTTGATTTGCGTGGCTACAACGATAGCGATAAACCAAAAGAACAATCTGCTTACGTAATGGATGAATTTATTAAAGATGTTGAGGGATTAATTAGAGCATTAGGATACGAAAAGTGTGTTTTGGTTGGGCATGATTGGGGAGGAGCGATCGCTTGGTGTTTTGCTTACGCTCATCCAGAAATGGTAGAGAAATTAATTGTTCTCAATATTCCTCACCCTGCCAAATTTAGTGAAGGGATGCGAAATCCTCAACAATTGCTCAAAAGCTCTTATATGTTTTTATTTCAACTACCTTGGCTACCAGAATTACTCATACAATCGGCAGACTACCAAGCAATTGAAACTGCCTTTAAAGGTATGGCAGTCAACAAAAGTACTTTCACCCAAGCAGATATTGACACTTACAAAGATGCAGCAGCCAAACGCGGTGCTTTAACAGCAATGTTGAACTATTACCGCAATGTTTTTCAACAGAAAATACTCAATCCGAATTGGGGCATTCTAGAAGTACCAACGTTAATGATTTGGGGAGAGAAAGATACTGCGCTAGGAAAAGAACTCAGTTACGGTACGGAATCCTATGTGAGAGACTTACAAATTAGGTATATTCCCAACTGTAGCCATTGGGTACAGCAGGAAAAACCTGAATTAGTTAATGAATATATGCGTGAGTTTTTAGGGCTTTAA
- a CDS encoding DUF1206 domain-containing protein produces the protein MAQQLIHQPSAWIERLAKFGYISKGVVYGIIGILALQAATGSGGKTTDPQGALREIVNQPFGQFLLALVAIGLIGYVIWRFVEAIKDPDNKGTDAKGLAQRAGYAINGFIYAGIAFTAIKLALGTGGNENSNSTQDWTARVLSQPFGQWLIGVIGAFIIGLGFYQFYKAFSNKIRKELNLSELSKKERTWVMFICKFGAAARGVVFCIIGWFLIQAATKSDASEAGGLDRALQTLAEQPYGPWLLGIVALGLIAYGVYMVVQARYRQFATS, from the coding sequence ATGGCACAACAACTAATACATCAACCCTCAGCTTGGATAGAGCGACTCGCTAAATTTGGTTATATATCTAAAGGAGTAGTTTACGGTATTATTGGAATACTGGCATTACAGGCGGCAACGGGAAGTGGCGGTAAAACTACCGATCCTCAAGGCGCCCTTCGAGAAATTGTCAATCAACCATTTGGTCAATTTTTACTAGCATTAGTAGCAATTGGCTTAATTGGATATGTTATTTGGCGTTTTGTAGAGGCGATAAAAGATCCAGACAATAAAGGCACGGATGCCAAAGGTTTGGCACAGCGAGCTGGTTATGCCATTAATGGTTTTATATACGCTGGGATAGCCTTCACGGCGATAAAACTTGCTCTTGGCACTGGAGGTAATGAAAATAGCAACTCTACCCAAGATTGGACAGCACGCGTACTTTCTCAACCCTTTGGTCAATGGTTAATTGGAGTTATTGGGGCATTTATAATTGGTCTAGGTTTTTATCAGTTTTATAAAGCTTTTAGTAATAAAATTCGTAAAGAACTTAATTTATCAGAATTAAGCAAAAAAGAACGAACTTGGGTAATGTTTATTTGCAAATTTGGTGCAGCAGCAAGAGGTGTTGTATTCTGCATTATTGGTTGGTTTTTAATTCAAGCAGCAACTAAATCAGATGCTAGTGAAGCTGGAGGTTTAGATCGAGCACTACAGACGCTAGCCGAGCAACCTTATGGCCCCTGGCTTTTAGGTATTGTAGCTTTAGGCTTGATTGCTTATGGCGTTTATATGGTAGTTCAGGCGCGCTACCGTCAGTTTGCCACCAGTTAA
- a CDS encoding family 10 glycosylhydrolase produces the protein MTIIETRGVWLTTTDSKVLRSQQRIAEAMDFLAETGFNVVFPVVWGRGATLYPSRVMRQTFGIEIEPLSAGRDPLAEIIAQAHRVNLKVIPWFEYGFASSYKMNGGELLAKKPEWAARDCHGNLLEKNGFEWLNSLNPEVQNFMLNLILEVVQNYQVDGIQGDDRLPALPCEGGYDRTTVERYRQQFGKNPPQNSKDPQWLQWRANLLTEFLASVYQSVKAVNPNLLISMTPNLPDWGYQEYLQDSRTWMGRGLVDMFHPQIYRRDFLSYKNELNKILNEQLFAQIRPKLTPGILMKIGSYCISPEHLLQAIKYNRACGIRGEVFFFYEGLRENNNALAKLLRKGPYAQSATFPSLADLNQASTPQIVSDSILQRGLRIFRNIF, from the coding sequence ATGACAATAATCGAAACACGGGGCGTTTGGCTCACAACCACCGACAGTAAAGTTCTCCGTTCACAGCAGCGTATTGCTGAAGCGATGGATTTTCTTGCCGAAACTGGATTTAATGTTGTCTTCCCCGTTGTCTGGGGTAGAGGAGCAACACTTTATCCCAGTCGAGTCATGCGACAGACATTTGGAATTGAAATTGAGCCTTTATCTGCCGGGCGCGATCCTCTAGCGGAAATTATTGCCCAAGCGCATCGAGTTAATCTCAAAGTCATCCCTTGGTTTGAATATGGATTTGCCAGTTCCTACAAGATGAACGGCGGAGAGTTGTTAGCGAAAAAACCAGAGTGGGCTGCCCGTGACTGTCATGGTAATCTATTAGAGAAAAATGGCTTTGAGTGGTTGAACTCTCTCAACCCCGAAGTGCAGAATTTCATGTTGAATTTAATCTTGGAAGTCGTGCAAAACTACCAGGTTGACGGCATCCAAGGGGATGATCGCTTACCTGCACTACCTTGTGAAGGTGGTTATGATCGCACAACAGTGGAACGCTACCGCCAGCAATTTGGTAAAAATCCCCCGCAAAATTCCAAAGATCCTCAATGGTTACAGTGGCGTGCTAATCTTCTCACGGAATTTTTAGCCAGCGTCTACCAATCAGTTAAAGCTGTAAACCCCAATTTATTAATATCCATGACTCCTAATTTGCCAGATTGGGGATACCAAGAGTATTTGCAAGATTCTCGAACATGGATGGGAAGAGGTTTAGTAGATATGTTCCATCCCCAAATTTATCGCCGTGATTTTCTCAGCTACAAAAATGAACTTAACAAGATATTAAACGAGCAGTTATTCGCTCAGATACGACCAAAGTTAACACCAGGAATTCTGATGAAAATAGGTTCCTACTGCATAAGTCCAGAACACTTGTTGCAGGCAATTAAGTATAATCGTGCTTGTGGTATTCGAGGTGAAGTATTCTTCTTTTATGAAGGGCTGCGAGAAAATAATAACGCGCTAGCAAAATTGTTGCGAAAAGGCCCTTATGCTCAATCAGCTACTTTTCCATCTCTAGCAGATTTGAATCAAGCTAGTACACCTCAAATAGTCTCTGATTCAATTTTGCAACGCGGGCTGAGGATTTTCAGAAATATTTTTTAG